A part of Pirellulales bacterium genomic DNA contains:
- a CDS encoding cbb3-type cytochrome c oxidase subunit I: MSIITAPYRPQTAVPPVAEPETNYLNEAYGVRSWLLTTDHKRIALLYLLSVTGMFLIGGIAATLIRLNLLTPAGALVTADTYNKLFTAHGVIMVFFFLVPVVPAVLGNFCLPLMIGARDLAFPRLNLASWYIYMVGAAMILWVIFSGGIDTGWTFYTPFSSKASHTDVVPAMTAIVVAGFSSIFTGLNFIVTVHRLRAPGMTWFRLPLFVWSMYATSIILLLATPVIAMALILVAIERIFGVGIFDPALHGDPLLFQHLFWFYSHPAVYIMILPGMGIVSEIITCFSRKNIFGYTFVVAASLGIAVLGFLVWAHHMFVAGQSVYASLVFSLLSYAVASPSAIKVFNWTATLYRGSITFHTPMLYALGFIGLFTLGGLTGLFLASLGLDIHV, encoded by the coding sequence ATGAGCATAATCACTGCGCCCTATCGACCTCAAACTGCAGTGCCGCCGGTAGCGGAGCCGGAGACAAACTATTTGAACGAGGCCTACGGGGTGCGGTCGTGGCTGTTGACGACGGATCATAAGCGGATCGCGCTATTATATTTACTGTCGGTGACAGGCATGTTTTTAATCGGCGGCATCGCAGCCACGCTGATTCGCTTGAATTTGCTGACGCCGGCCGGGGCGCTAGTGACCGCCGACACTTATAACAAGCTGTTCACCGCGCACGGCGTGATCATGGTCTTCTTTTTTTTAGTTCCTGTCGTGCCCGCCGTGTTGGGTAATTTTTGCCTGCCGCTGATGATTGGCGCCCGCGATTTGGCATTCCCGCGGCTCAATTTGGCCAGTTGGTACATTTACATGGTCGGCGCGGCGATGATTTTATGGGTGATTTTTAGCGGCGGCATTGACACCGGCTGGACGTTTTATACGCCGTTTAGCAGCAAGGCATCGCATACCGATGTCGTGCCGGCGATGACTGCGATTGTTGTGGCGGGGTTTTCGTCCATCTTCACGGGACTGAATTTCATTGTCACGGTGCACCGCTTGCGGGCGCCGGGAATGACCTGGTTCCGGCTGCCGCTGTTTGTGTGGTCGATGTATGCCACCAGCATTATTTTGCTGTTAGCCACGCCAGTGATCGCGATGGCCCTGATCCTGGTGGCGATCGAGCGGATTTTTGGAGTTGGAATTTTCGATCCGGCTTTGCATGGCGACCCGTTGCTGTTCCAGCATCTGTTTTGGTTTTATTCGCACCCGGCGGTGTACATTATGATTTTGCCCGGGATGGGCATTGTGAGCGAAATCATCACGTGCTTTTCGCGGAAGAATATTTTTGGTTACACGTTCGTGGTGGCGGCCAGCCTGGGAATTGCCGTGCTGGGGTTTTTAGTCTGGGCGCACCACATGTTTGTCGCCGGACAATCCGTCTATGCGTCGCTGGTATTTTCGTTATTGAGTTACGCGGTGGCCAGTCCGTCGGCGATCAAGGTCTTCAATTGGACGGCCACGTTGTACCGCGGTTCAATCACCTTTCACACGCCGATGCTCTACGCGCTGGGCTTCATCGGCCTATTTACGCTGGGCGGGCTGACCGGATTATTTCTGGCATCGCTGGGCTTGGATATCCACGTG
- the coxB gene encoding cytochrome c oxidase subunit II has product MFAQLPLFPEQASAIAPRIDSLLFFLLAVTGTVALGVFVLVVYFSIRYRRRPSNLATPRITGSTWLEIFWSTAPFLIFLVMFAWGAQIYFALAQPPKDALDLYVVGKQWMWKVQHPEGQREINEVHVPLGQPVKLTLTSEDVIHDFFVPAFRTKIDVLPGRYVYTWFTPTAVGRYHLFCSQYCGTNHAGMQGTVEVMPPADYEQWLNLHAEGSLALEGRKLFLKLQCITCHSANAQARAPLLENLYDQLVPLRGGGAVVADDNYLRESILNPQAKVVLGWEPIMPTFQGQVTEEDLIKLIAFIKSLVTGQTPVRTEEALPPPTNPVGVTNPAPGVNQPGVVQPSNSLPSATQPPALPAARNSR; this is encoded by the coding sequence ATGTTCGCACAACTTCCATTATTTCCTGAGCAAGCTTCGGCCATTGCGCCGCGGATTGATTCACTATTGTTCTTTCTGTTGGCAGTGACGGGCACGGTGGCGCTGGGCGTGTTTGTGCTGGTAGTTTATTTTTCCATCCGCTACCGGCGGCGGCCGTCGAATCTGGCCACGCCCCGAATTACCGGTTCTACGTGGCTGGAAATTTTCTGGAGTACCGCGCCGTTTTTGATTTTCTTAGTGATGTTTGCGTGGGGCGCACAAATTTATTTCGCGCTGGCGCAGCCACCGAAGGATGCACTCGATTTGTATGTCGTCGGCAAGCAATGGATGTGGAAAGTGCAGCATCCCGAGGGCCAGCGCGAGATTAACGAGGTGCACGTTCCGCTGGGACAACCGGTGAAGCTCACGCTGACTTCGGAAGACGTGATTCACGATTTTTTTGTGCCCGCCTTTCGCACCAAAATTGACGTGCTGCCTGGCCGGTACGTGTACACCTGGTTTACGCCGACCGCTGTGGGGCGCTATCACCTATTTTGCTCGCAGTATTGCGGCACCAATCATGCCGGAATGCAAGGCACGGTGGAGGTGATGCCCCCGGCCGATTACGAACAATGGTTAAATTTACATGCCGAAGGCTCCTTGGCGCTAGAGGGGCGCAAACTGTTTTTGAAGCTGCAATGCATCACCTGCCACTCGGCAAATGCGCAGGCCCGAGCACCGCTGTTGGAGAATTTGTACGATCAGCTTGTGCCGCTGCGCGGCGGAGGCGCGGTGGTGGCCGACGACAACTACCTTCGCGAATCGATTTTAAATCCGCAAGCGAAAGTGGTGCTGGGCTGGGAACCGATTATGCCCACGTTTCAAGGCCAGGTCACGGAAGAAGATTTGATCAAATTAATCGCGTTCATCAAGTCATTGGTCACTGGACAAACACCGGTTCGCACGGAAGAAGCTTTACCTCCACCGACGAATCCAGTAGGGGTTACCAATCCAGCGCCTGGCGTTAATCAACCCGGTGTCGTTCAGCCGTCCAACAGCTTGCCATCTGCGACTCAACCCCCTGCCCTACCTGCAGCTCGAAATTCACGATGA
- a CDS encoding SCO family protein — protein MKTAKLIGGTFFWLTWLAPAFVFAQAGDEPPANIIDRVGIDQRLSEQLPANLVFRDETGATVYLGDYFDSEHPVILVLAYFRCPMLCTEVLNGLVDSLHEVNFDMGRQYRVVTVSFDPQDSPELAAQKKASYVKSYGRSGTEDGWHFLTGDSEAIQALTRAVGFRYVYDPVTDQYAHGSGIMVLTPQGKLSRYFFGIEYPPRDLRLALVESSAGKIGTPVDQLLLLCYHYDPATGKYTASAMALVRLAGGLTILVMFSWIGRSWYHDWKRARRQATAVK, from the coding sequence ATGAAAACCGCTAAACTGATTGGTGGAACTTTTTTCTGGCTGACGTGGCTGGCTCCGGCATTCGTTTTTGCTCAGGCGGGAGATGAGCCGCCGGCAAATATTATAGACCGTGTCGGCATTGACCAGCGATTGAGCGAACAACTGCCGGCCAATTTGGTTTTTCGCGATGAAACTGGCGCCACGGTTTATCTCGGTGATTATTTCGATTCAGAGCACCCAGTCATTTTGGTGTTGGCGTACTTCCGTTGCCCGATGCTATGCACCGAAGTGCTGAACGGATTGGTCGACAGCCTGCACGAAGTCAATTTCGACATGGGACGGCAGTATCGGGTCGTGACGGTCAGTTTCGATCCGCAAGATTCGCCGGAGCTGGCGGCTCAGAAAAAAGCATCGTACGTAAAAAGTTACGGCCGCTCGGGAACCGAAGATGGCTGGCATTTTTTGACCGGCGATTCGGAAGCCATTCAAGCGCTCACCCGGGCTGTGGGATTTCGCTACGTTTATGATCCGGTTACCGATCAATACGCGCACGGCAGCGGAATTATGGTGCTCACGCCGCAAGGCAAGCTTTCGCGCTATTTTTTCGGCATTGAATATCCGCCGCGCGACCTGCGCCTGGCGCTGGTCGAATCATCGGCGGGAAAAATTGGCACGCCGGTCGATCAATTGCTGCTGTTGTGTTACCACTACGATCCGGCGACAGGAAAATACACTGCCTCGGCGATGGCGCTGGTGCGCTTAGCCGGCGGGCTGACCATCTTGGTGATGTTTTCCTGGATTGGTCGCAGTTGGTATCACGATTGGAAAAGAGCCCGGCGGCAAGCTACGGCGGTAAAATAA
- a CDS encoding cytochrome c, whose amino-acid sequence MSTGRRSVIAPRTAAAAVSTTAASVQPPLNPDEFVTNLPFKLTAEILERGQERYTIYCAVCHGPSGTGNGPIVRRGYTQPPSYITDNSRQLARSGYQVPLRDVPIGYIFDVATRGYGAMADYSTQVELRDRWAIAAYIRTLQYSQQVPLDDLPAEVREEAFRILEATP is encoded by the coding sequence ATGTCCACCGGCAGGCGATCGGTTATCGCGCCGCGCACTGCGGCAGCGGCGGTTAGCACAACTGCCGCCTCCGTGCAACCACCGCTTAATCCAGACGAGTTTGTTACGAATCTGCCGTTTAAGCTCACCGCGGAAATCCTAGAGCGAGGCCAGGAGCGCTACACAATCTATTGTGCCGTCTGTCACGGTCCAAGCGGAACGGGCAACGGTCCGATTGTGCGGCGCGGGTATACGCAGCCCCCTTCCTATATCACCGATAATTCTCGGCAGCTTGCCCGCAGTGGATATCAGGTGCCGCTGCGCGATGTCCCGATCGGTTACATATTTGATGTGGCCACCCGTGGTTATGGCGCCATGGCCGATTACTCGACACAGGTTGAGCTGCGCGATCGGTGGGCCATTGCGGCATACATCCGCACACTGCAATACAGCCAGCAGGTTCCTCTCGACGATTTGCCTGCCGAAGTTCGAGAAGAAGCATTCCGCATACTGGAAGCCACGCCATGA
- a CDS encoding DUF3341 domain-containing protein, which produces MAKTNKIYGLLAEFEQPTEVVAAAKAAREAGYQKMDAYTPFPVEGLPAALGFHSTRLPLIIFIGGVIGCVGGFYLQYWCAAVNYPINVAGHPYNSWPMFIPVTFELTILCASAAAVVGLFALNRLPTPYHPVFNVPRFAMASRDRFFLCIEAVDPKFQLEETRNFLAGLKPKEIFEVPP; this is translated from the coding sequence ATGGCAAAAACAAACAAAATTTACGGCTTACTGGCTGAATTTGAACAGCCGACCGAAGTAGTCGCCGCCGCAAAGGCCGCGCGCGAGGCGGGCTACCAAAAAATGGATGCCTACACGCCCTTCCCGGTCGAAGGTTTGCCCGCCGCACTCGGATTTCATAGCACTCGCTTGCCGCTGATCATTTTCATTGGCGGTGTGATCGGCTGCGTTGGCGGATTTTATCTCCAGTATTGGTGCGCAGCGGTGAACTATCCCATCAACGTGGCCGGACATCCGTACAACAGTTGGCCGATGTTCATTCCCGTCACGTTCGAACTCACGATTTTGTGTGCCTCGGCGGCGGCAGTGGTGGGGTTGTTCGCGCTCAATCGGTTGCCGACGCCGTATCATCCAGTATTCAATGTTCCACGGTTTGCCATGGCCAGCCGCGACCGATTCTTTTTGTGCATTGAAGCGGTCGACCCAAAGTTTCAATTGGAAGAAACTCGAAATTTTCTTGCTGGATTAAAGCCCAAGGAAATTTTTGAGGTGCCGCCATGA
- the nrfD gene encoding NrfD/PsrC family molybdoenzyme membrane anchor subunit codes for MADSQNPLPPYAASPESALIEPGHTFGSVTDKISSIVLQRRTPWGWWLGFAISFSLVLLLLYTVGYLLLVGVGIWGINIPVAWGFAITNFVWWIGIGHAGTLISAILLLLHQEWRTSINRFAEAMTLFAVACAGLFPLLHMGRPWFFYWMFPYPNTMKIWPQFRSPLVWDCFAVSTYFTVSLLFWYVGMIPDMATLRDKARNRFAQIVYGAMAMGWRGSARHWRRHEMAYLILAGLATPLVVSVHTVVSFDFCIANLPGWHSTIFPPYFVAGAIYSGFAMVLVLAIPLRYFYGLQDFITARHLQNMAKVMLATGLIVAYGYFIEFFMAWYSGNKYEMFVQHNRMTGPYAWSYWLLIACNVVIPQILWWKAARNNVPTLFVVALIVLLGMWLERFVIIITSLQRDFLPSSWGMYSPTVWDWTTLLGSIGLFCALLFLFLRLLPAISMSEMRELVPEAQELGATMPHTSEPAE; via the coding sequence ATGGCCGACTCTCAAAATCCTTTGCCGCCGTACGCCGCTTCGCCCGAATCTGCGCTGATCGAACCGGGGCATACCTTCGGTTCGGTCACCGATAAGATCAGTTCCATTGTGCTGCAGCGGCGCACACCGTGGGGTTGGTGGCTGGGTTTCGCCATTTCGTTTTCGCTGGTGCTGTTGCTGTTATATACCGTTGGCTATTTGCTGCTGGTAGGCGTTGGAATTTGGGGAATCAATATTCCCGTTGCCTGGGGCTTTGCGATCACGAATTTTGTCTGGTGGATCGGCATTGGGCACGCCGGCACGCTCATTTCGGCCATTCTGTTGCTGTTGCATCAGGAGTGGCGCACGTCGATCAATCGCTTCGCGGAAGCAATGACCTTGTTCGCCGTCGCCTGCGCTGGGTTATTTCCACTGCTGCACATGGGCCGCCCGTGGTTTTTCTATTGGATGTTTCCTTACCCTAACACCATGAAAATTTGGCCGCAATTTCGCAGCCCGTTGGTGTGGGACTGCTTTGCGGTATCGACGTACTTCACCGTGTCGCTATTGTTTTGGTACGTCGGCATGATTCCCGATATGGCCACACTGCGCGATAAAGCCCGCAACCGGTTCGCGCAAATTGTTTATGGCGCGATGGCGATGGGCTGGCGCGGCTCGGCCCGGCATTGGCGGCGGCACGAGATGGCGTACCTTATTTTGGCTGGATTGGCGACGCCGCTGGTGGTGTCGGTGCATACCGTGGTGAGCTTCGATTTTTGCATTGCGAATTTACCCGGCTGGCACTCGACCATTTTTCCGCCGTACTTTGTGGCTGGGGCCATTTACTCTGGCTTTGCCATGGTGTTGGTGCTGGCAATTCCGCTGCGATATTTCTATGGCCTGCAGGATTTCATTACCGCACGCCACTTGCAAAACATGGCGAAAGTCATGTTAGCCACCGGGCTGATTGTCGCTTATGGTTATTTCATCGAATTCTTCATGGCCTGGTACAGCGGCAACAAATACGAAATGTTCGTGCAGCACAACCGCATGACCGGTCCGTATGCCTGGAGTTATTGGCTACTGATTGCTTGCAACGTGGTGATTCCGCAAATTTTGTGGTGGAAGGCGGCTCGGAACAACGTACCGACGCTGTTTGTCGTGGCCTTGATTGTGTTGTTGGGCATGTGGTTGGAACGGTTTGTCATTATTATCACGAGTTTGCAGCGCGACTTTTTGCCGTCGTCATGGGGCATGTACTCCCCCACTGTTTGGGATTGGACCACGCTGTTGGGGTCGATTGGCCTGTTCTGTGCGTTGTTGTTTTTATTCTTACGTTTGCTGCCTGCGATTTCGATGTCCGAAATGCGCGAACTAGTACCCGAAGCCCAAGAGCTGGGCGCGACGATGCCGCACACGTCAGAACCGGCGGAATGA
- a CDS encoding TAT-variant-translocated molybdopterin oxidoreductase yields MSHCQTKSSEHPAAAGLSPPVGRRHWRSLEELAGSPEIQEFLEREFPHQAGQWNDPVTRRQFLTLMGASLALSGLAGCSQQQAPVEKIMPYARQPEQMVLGKPMFFATAMTLGGGATGLLVKSHEGRPTKIEGNPDHPASLGASDPFAQAAILGLYDPDRSQSVTHHGMPSSWSAAQLALRMALEKLRPNQGRGLRILTETVTSPALADQLMGRGSSLVQAFPQARWYQYEPAHSSGAQQGSQLVFGEMVQPIYDFSAADVVLSLDADFLNSGSAHVRYARDFMARRRSAVQQTKNQAMNRLYVVECCPSVTGSVADHRLPMRASDVEKFARALAAELSIGLPSSASAVGDQQTMSEPVRRWIAAVAKDLTAHRGASLVIAGAGQPAKVHALAQAMNNTLENTGTVKYISPVEAKPTNQTEDLTTLVREMEAGEVEMLLVLSGNPVFNAPADLEFAKHLPSVPVYAHLGLYQDETAALCEWHIPQSHFLEAWGDARAYDGTASIQQPLIAPLYNGLSAHEVLSGLFDVAQRSGYEIVRSYWRENWPPAGGGENFDSRWEKALHDGLIAGTAYQARTNLRLRPNWTADLPRTAGVAEEVAAGSESLEIIFQPDPTIYDGRFANNGWLQELPKPITKLTWDNAAFVSPKTAEKLGLTQTFGASGGEHGQAIVDLVELEVDGRTVQAPAWILPGHADDSITVHLGYGRFAAGKVGNGVGFNAYRLRTSVAPWFAGSAKIRKLDETYTLACTQMHHSMQGRDPVRAVAYEQFQKNPLTLDENEDEEHRRFQRELVPTPGGEPHAEDSNQSAPHDRAGSQSTPQANPLTLFPGYDYSPPKNKWGMVIDLTSCIGCNACVAACQAENNIPIVGKTEVTRGREMHWIRVDRYYTGEAENPDTYFQPVPCMQCENAPCELVCPVGATVHSAEGLNDMVYNRCVGTRYCSNNCPYKVRRFNFLEYGDFTTESLKLGRNPNVTVRSRGVMEKCTYCVQRIRAAQIDSEKSGQPIRDGELQTACQAACPAQAIVFGDMNDSSSRVAALKGEPLHYGLLAELNTRPRTTYLAAVRNPNPELAES; encoded by the coding sequence ATGAGCCATTGTCAAACCAAGTCGAGTGAACACCCTGCCGCGGCCGGTCTGAGCCCACCTGTGGGCCGCCGGCATTGGCGCAGTCTGGAAGAATTGGCCGGCTCGCCCGAGATACAAGAATTTTTGGAGCGGGAGTTTCCCCATCAGGCCGGACAATGGAATGATCCGGTCACCCGGCGGCAATTTCTTACGCTGATGGGAGCCTCGCTGGCGCTTTCTGGTTTGGCCGGCTGTTCGCAGCAGCAAGCGCCCGTTGAAAAAATTATGCCCTATGCTCGGCAGCCTGAGCAGATGGTGCTTGGCAAGCCGATGTTCTTTGCTACTGCGATGACGCTTGGCGGCGGAGCCACCGGTTTGCTGGTGAAAAGCCACGAGGGGCGACCCACAAAAATCGAAGGCAACCCCGATCATCCGGCCAGCTTGGGTGCCTCCGATCCGTTTGCACAAGCGGCGATTTTGGGGCTGTACGATCCGGACCGTTCGCAATCGGTTACTCATCACGGAATGCCCAGCAGTTGGAGTGCGGCGCAGCTGGCCTTGCGCATGGCCTTGGAGAAGTTAAGGCCTAATCAAGGGCGGGGCTTGCGAATTCTGACGGAAACGGTGACATCGCCTGCCTTGGCCGATCAGTTGATGGGGCGTGGCAGTTCGCTCGTGCAGGCGTTTCCGCAGGCACGCTGGTATCAATACGAGCCGGCCCACAGCAGCGGCGCACAGCAGGGATCGCAGTTAGTCTTTGGCGAAATGGTGCAACCAATCTACGATTTTTCCGCAGCCGACGTGGTGTTGTCGCTGGATGCCGATTTTCTGAATTCCGGATCAGCTCATGTGCGCTATGCTCGAGATTTTATGGCCCGGCGGCGATCCGCGGTGCAGCAAACAAAAAATCAAGCGATGAATCGTTTGTATGTTGTTGAATGCTGCCCGTCGGTGACCGGTTCTGTGGCCGATCATCGATTGCCCATGCGTGCCAGCGACGTAGAGAAATTTGCGCGTGCGCTGGCCGCCGAACTATCAATCGGGTTGCCGTCGTCGGCATCGGCTGTGGGCGATCAGCAAACCATGTCGGAGCCAGTGAGGCGCTGGATTGCAGCGGTGGCCAAAGATTTGACGGCCCACCGTGGGGCAAGCCTGGTGATTGCCGGCGCAGGACAGCCGGCAAAAGTGCATGCGCTGGCTCAGGCAATGAACAACACGCTGGAAAACACCGGCACAGTGAAGTACATTTCGCCGGTTGAGGCAAAGCCCACAAATCAGACGGAAGATTTGACAACCCTGGTGCGGGAAATGGAAGCTGGTGAAGTGGAGATGCTGCTGGTTCTAAGCGGAAATCCAGTGTTCAACGCCCCAGCGGACCTCGAGTTTGCCAAGCATTTGCCAAGCGTGCCGGTGTACGCACATCTTGGTTTATATCAAGACGAAACCGCCGCACTGTGTGAATGGCATATTCCGCAATCGCATTTTTTGGAAGCGTGGGGAGACGCGCGAGCGTACGACGGCACGGCTTCAATCCAGCAGCCGTTGATCGCTCCGCTCTATAACGGCCTCAGCGCCCACGAGGTTCTATCAGGCTTGTTCGACGTGGCCCAGCGGTCGGGTTATGAAATTGTTCGCAGCTACTGGCGCGAAAATTGGCCGCCAGCGGGCGGTGGCGAGAACTTCGATTCCCGCTGGGAAAAGGCCTTACACGATGGATTAATTGCCGGCACGGCCTATCAAGCCCGCACAAATTTGCGGCTGCGACCCAATTGGACCGCCGATTTGCCCAGAACTGCCGGTGTGGCGGAGGAAGTTGCTGCCGGATCAGAATCGTTGGAAATAATCTTTCAACCCGATCCCACTATTTACGACGGCCGCTTCGCCAACAATGGTTGGCTGCAGGAACTGCCCAAGCCCATCACCAAGTTGACTTGGGATAACGCGGCCTTCGTCAGTCCGAAAACGGCCGAAAAACTGGGCCTTACACAAACGTTTGGCGCCAGCGGCGGCGAGCATGGGCAGGCGATTGTTGATCTCGTCGAATTGGAAGTCGATGGCCGCACCGTTCAGGCGCCGGCCTGGATTCTTCCCGGCCATGCCGACGATTCAATCACCGTGCACCTGGGTTATGGGCGCTTTGCAGCCGGCAAGGTAGGAAATGGAGTGGGTTTCAATGCATATCGGTTGCGAACTTCCGTGGCGCCATGGTTCGCGGGCAGCGCAAAAATTCGCAAATTGGACGAAACCTACACACTGGCTTGCACGCAAATGCATCATTCGATGCAAGGCCGCGATCCAGTACGAGCGGTGGCCTACGAGCAGTTCCAAAAAAATCCGCTGACGCTTGATGAAAACGAAGATGAAGAACACCGCCGCTTTCAGCGCGAGCTGGTGCCAACCCCCGGCGGCGAACCGCACGCCGAAGATTCAAATCAATCGGCTCCTCACGATCGAGCCGGCTCTCAGTCAACTCCACAGGCCAACCCACTTACGCTGTTTCCTGGTTACGATTACTCGCCGCCCAAGAATAAATGGGGCATGGTGATCGATCTCACTTCGTGCATCGGCTGCAATGCCTGCGTGGCGGCCTGCCAGGCGGAAAACAACATTCCCATCGTCGGAAAAACGGAAGTGACGCGCGGCCGTGAAATGCATTGGATTCGCGTCGATCGCTATTATACCGGCGAGGCCGAAAATCCTGACACGTATTTCCAGCCTGTGCCCTGCATGCAATGTGAAAACGCTCCCTGCGAGTTGGTATGCCCAGTAGGCGCCACCGTGCATTCCGCCGAGGGACTGAATGACATGGTTTACAATCGCTGCGTCGGCACCCGTTATTGTTCCAATAATTGTCCGTACAAAGTTCGCCGCTTCAATTTTTTGGAATATGGCGATTTCACGACCGAAAGCCTGAAGTTGGGTCGAAATCCCAACGTCACGGTTCGCAGCCGCGGGGTGATGGAAAAGTGCACTTACTGCGTGCAGCGCATTCGGGCGGCGCAGATCGATTCCGAGAAATCGGGGCAACCCATCCGCGATGGTGAACTTCAAACCGCATGCCAAGCGGCGTGCCCGGCACAAGCCATTGTTTTCGGCGACATGAACGATTCCAGCAGCCGTGTCGCAGCATTGAAAGGCGAACCATTGCACTATGGCCTGCTGGCCGAATTGAACACTCGTCCCCGGACCACGTACTTAGCCGCCGTGCGAAATCCAAATCCTGAGCTAGCAGAGTCCTGA
- a CDS encoding cytochrome c3 family protein, producing the protein MPQIFHRSFNTLSKVSIAAVVLVLAVLSLALYVVGWSPYVTEEKIARVQPVEFSHAHHVGQLGIDCRYCHTSVETSPFAGIPPTKICMNCHQEIWVGAATLQPVRASYRSGEPIPWERIHNLAQFAYFDHSIHVNKGVGCVECHGRVDEMPFTYQDKSLLMGWCLDCHRSPKQHLRPRDAVFSLTWQPPADREKLADQLYEDYHIKSTEQLTSCSTCHR; encoded by the coding sequence GTGCCACAGATTTTTCATCGCAGCTTCAACACGCTCTCGAAGGTGAGCATCGCCGCGGTTGTGCTGGTTTTGGCCGTCTTGAGTTTGGCGCTTTATGTGGTCGGCTGGTCGCCCTATGTGACAGAAGAAAAGATCGCCCGAGTGCAGCCAGTGGAGTTCAGCCATGCGCATCACGTGGGGCAACTGGGAATCGATTGCCGCTATTGCCACACGTCGGTGGAGACATCGCCGTTTGCGGGAATTCCACCTACCAAAATCTGCATGAACTGCCATCAGGAAATTTGGGTTGGCGCGGCAACCCTGCAGCCGGTGCGGGCCAGTTATCGCAGCGGCGAACCGATTCCATGGGAACGCATACATAACCTGGCACAATTTGCATATTTCGATCACAGCATTCACGTGAACAAAGGAGTTGGCTGCGTGGAATGTCACGGCCGCGTGGACGAGATGCCGTTCACGTACCAGGACAAGTCGCTGTTGATGGGTTGGTGCCTGGATTGCCACCGCAGTCCCAAGCAGCATTTGCGGCCCCGCGACGCCGTATTCAGCCTGACGTGGCAGCCGCCAGCCGATCGCGAAAAGTTGGCGGACCAGTTGTATGAAGATTACCACATCAAATCGACCGAGCAACTAACCAGTTGCTCCACGTGCCACCGATGA